In Equus quagga isolate Etosha38 unplaced genomic scaffold, UCLA_HA_Equagga_1.0 146_RagTag, whole genome shotgun sequence, the genomic stretch TTGTTCAGACGTCACTTCAGCAGTCCCAGGTGCAAGTTATATTACGACATTGATTTGTAATTTGTGAAAACGTTTGGCTAATATACCATGCAACCTTACAATGGGAAAATCAAAATTGTTACATGTACGATAATGTGAACTAATTGTTATCCTTTATGTAAACCATATACTCTATCACAGACCATAAATATGAAGTAATGCTTCAGCAAGATAGAGGCTCCTGTGTATCTCCATGTTTACAGTGAAGTCTGAGTGGTTTCCATCATCATTAAATTATCTGTTTTCACTGTGCCGTACGAAGTGTctgccatttcctcttcttttagtTTCTTGTAAGAAATATCCGTATCTTCATCTTCATCTAGAGGATCTTGCTTGTGCAGTATTTCACTTCCatacattttatagattaaaacaaaaatccctgcttCTGCCGACTGGAAAAGCGCATAAAGCAAGGGAAACATGTACATACTCCCTATGAATCGTGGTGGAAAGGCCAGCTTTAGAATGGCGGTACAGAGCTGCACATTTTGGCTCCCTGTTTCCAGGCATATCGTCCTCTTACAATTGGGTGGAAGATGGAAGAGCGTAGCTAAGCCGTAGCCAGAGGCGTAGCCAGCCAAAGGCATAAAAATTGCTACCACATAAACAGCTGCAGGAATACGTGCCAGCAGTTCAGGTCCTAACATAGTGCCAGTCATTATGAAAAGGACCACCAGCGTCACTAGCAGAGACCACAGGGAAACCTAGTAAtagaaaatggataaacaagccATCAAAAATAGATAGTTGGAGAGGAATTCAGGCAAGAGATATCCAGGTGCTTGGAAGAAGAGACCCATCTAGTCTGACCTCCTGCACAGAATGGAGATCTTTGCCGTAAAAAGTCTTTGCCAGAATCTTTCTGAAGATGGGTAGATCACCTCCTCAGGAGGCATCTGGACCTACAGTCACAGCTCTAATTGTCTGGAGGCCCACTATATCTAGTGACAATTCTCCTTCTGTAACTGTAACTGCTAGCCATTGTCTTGGATAGGCCCTCAGGAACAACACAGACCAGACTACTCCCCTTGCAAAATAGccttcaaaagtttaaaaaactgtTATCTTCTCCAGGCAGATTGTCCCCAGGCTTTCAGCCTCCACCATATAACTGGTTTGGAGTCCTGACTGTTCGGAGCATGCTTTTAATTTGTAAATGCACCTCTTAAAAACAGAGCACTTACAACTGAACCCGACACACCAGGTATGGTCTCATGCATAGAGTGGGCAAATAGACATGACTTTCCGTGAACAGGACCCCATGTTTCCCATAAGAAATTAATTCCGGTTTTACACGTGAgagaaaatactattaaaatttaCGAAACTtagtgtgtgatatttttaacctttaaaatactttatatctCAGAGAATTGTTAGCAATATCAAACCAATTACCAATTTTTAGATTATGTaagggggggaaaaaagtaaCATGTGAGGAATTCTTTGCAATTCTGCAACTTCCCCTCTTTTCATCTGTTCATGAGACACCTCCCACCTGTAAGTCTCTAGATGGTTAAGAATCATTATATATAATAGATGGCTTTTAGATATAAAACAACTGACTGTATAAAACATTGTGTCATCTTGATGTCTGACTAGTACATTCCACTCATTCAAGTAAGACAGGCTGTGTACATGGTAATATGGAAACCTAAAGATTCCTCTCTTAGTTCTCCTTCAGATTGGTAGTTAGCTTGTTTTCTTAGAACGGGGGAGTGGGCATTTGTGAAGGACACTGCAGATCCAGAAGAACAGTTTAAGTGTTGCTTCTGTTCCCTGGATATCCGGGAGGAAATCCCTTTGGGGTCTGTGGGATTGGCATATACTttatactctttaaaaattatttaaaatttatctggGCTGGTCAAAAAGTCTACCCTAGAGGATGCTGAAATAATTATTATGTAAGGTACTCATGCTACAAATGTACAATTGGCAGAAACCAAACTATTATAaatcaaaacttttctttttttgaggaagaatagccctgagctaacgtctgctgccaatcctcctcttttcgctgagaaagactggccctgagctaacatctgtgcccatcttcctctactttatatgtgcgatggctaccacagcatggcttgacaagcagtgccatgtccacacccgggatctgggctggtgaaccccaggccacgaaagcggaatgtgcgcacttaaccgctgtgccaacAGGCCAGCCCAGAAACTTTTCTTATATTAAGTTTCAAAGTGTGTCCACATTAAAAGCTTTGACAGGAAATCTGGTTCTTCATGGTGAAAATATTGGCTCCAAAGTTTCCTtcgaaatattttaaaacatttgggtGAGCTTTGACACCGAATGctcattttaaagtatttgcaaaatataaaaatgttataaaccacatCTTACTTGTGTGCTGGCTAAGGAATAGAGATAGGTTTACCTTAAACTTAGCCAGTCTTATTGAATTGTCTGTTacccaaatatatgtttttatgtttatgtttttagcATGGAAATAGCTTATTTGATTGACTTTCTCTAGAATTCCTAAGGTTTTATAGTAAATGTCATCACATTAATAGTATTAGCTTTAATGATTAAGCTTAATAAGTTCTTAATGCATCTCAGGATTATCTATGagtatattatacataatatataaaatatatgtatatttacataaccatgtatatttattacattcagatatatatgtttattatagagCACAATTTCTTTTACTCAGGCTGGATATATGTACACAAAAGAACTCtgtttttcatataaataaaagttaGCCCCTCTGTATAATTAGATCACTGTAGAAAATAAGCTAGTATAAgtaaaacacaaaagattatgtCTTCTAAATCTACATAACTGAAATATTGGAAtggctctttttctcttcatttgtctAAAGGAATTTCCCTTGCATGCTATAGTAATTAGTTACATATCTAATTTGACTAACTTCCTAAAATAAGAATCCTATTCATGGTTTACTCTTATTTACTATGATTTTTGAGTTTTCAAAGAAAGCCTAATTtacaactatttaaattttttctccagTCAACTATTAGAAAAATCTCTACTGCTGTAAAAACcatctttttttaagaataaaacaatattagaaatattgcacaaaataataaaaatccccATCCTCTCACTACCTATAGAAACCACTTGACATACCACaatggggaaggaaaagaaacacacacatttagCAGTGGCAAtatattctgctttatttatccaggactattttattttgtgctttaaagCCAATATTTAGTGTATTGTATTATATTGCcaagatgtaatttttaaattacttttagtCTTATTAGTGTcaacttatttttagaaaattaataaaacattttaacgGAAACTTCTACAGAGTTTCTCAGAATTAGAGTTCCAGTTTAAGAAATTAGtaattcatttctaaaatactGCACAAATTCTagtaaaataattgtatttaatCTGCTTTGATTTTTAGTAATATACAATTTGCTAGTGGGAAATATGTTGCCATCTAATTGCACTGCCatcttccccccctcccccgaTGATATGTTTCCGCCTATGAGTACTGATAGTTCTCTTACGCCGTTTTTAATTAAGCTTTGCTTTCATTAAAGCTATAATTTGTGAAGTTCCAAAGGTCGAAATTATCTTTGTGGCATaaacttcttttttaagtttatcCATGCAAGGCTGACAAgtccttttcattcctttctcctctttcccaaaCTTCTTAGCATTGCAGCCGTGGGTCAGAGACCCAGGACCCTGCAAGCGTGTAGAGCATCTAAAGGGAAGAGTGACCTTACCTTCACAATGTAGTCAGCCACCCGGTTGTATTTGTATCGAATGAAGACACCCAACCCAATGGGGATGAGGGTGCTGCAAAGCGTCAGGGTCATTGCCCCCAGGGGCAACAACTGCACCAGTGGGGTGTTGATCCAAGCCCGGCTATAGATCCACAGGCACAGGGGCATCAAGACCAGGGCCAGAAGCGTGGAGGAGATGGTCATGATGATGCTGCAGAAAAGGGAATGAACAGGAGTCAGAGTGGGCTTTGAGCCAAAGAGGTTCTCTTGAACACGGGGTAACCTCTCTCTTGTACACTGGGCATCTGGAAAAGGGGGAGACTGCAAGTCCCCCAGCTTGCAGTCTGTGAGAACCTACTTCACCAGAGGGGAGCACAAGAGAGCAGCAGGTCCAAGCCCAACGGACACAGGAACCCCAGGCAAGAACACAAAATCTCAGGACTGCTGCCTCCAGCTTCACAAAGCCTACTGAGCTGGCTATAGTCTGGATGATTTTGAGGGCAAGCAAcgttttttctttgctcttcttttttaatccGCCAAAGCACCCTGTGAGATATGGTACAGCTGCTGAATACTTACTACTTGTCAGATAGAACTCAATTATATTGTCCTATATGTGAGATTACTCTCTTTAGCAGGGCCAAGAGCCCTATTTCGCTTTTGCATTTCCTAAGAGTCCTAGCTTCAGACTTCCCAGTTCCCTTTGTCTTCCAGGGGCCGAAGACCTGCGCTGACAGCCCGACACTCAGGGAGGATGCTGACAGAGCTGTGGCTGAAACCTCAAGACCCTTAGAGCAGCTCCGTCCCCGTCTAGATCTTTCCCCCTACAACGCTACCTCTTCTTGGTCCGCCTTGACTTCTAAAGCCCGGGCGACaacatcttcctccactctctctttccctcttccatgCCTCAGTCCAACCGCCTCCCCTTCCTCGCTCCTCCGTCTTCACCCCTGGCTCTAAACGCGGTTGGTTGGGATGCGAAAGATGCCCAAGGAACAGACAGCCCCGTACCTGAGGTTCATGTCGCCGTCAACCAGCAGGGACATAAGGTTGGAGAGATTCCCGCCGGGACAGCAGCCACACAGGAGCACCGCCACGGCGGCCACCTCGTTCAGCGAGAAGACGAGGGCCAGCAGGAAGGCCAGCAGCGGCAGGATGCCGAACTGGCAGAGCGCGGCCAGCCCGGCGCCCAGGGGCCGGCGGACGTGCGCCCCGAAGTGGTTCACGTCCACGGTGCAGCCCAGCCCCAGCATGGTGATGCACAGGGCGGCGCCCACCAACACGTTCAGCCCGTGGTTCAGCGGCGTGTCCCAGAACGGGGGCTCGTGGGGGGCCACGGGCCGGGGGAACGGGGAAGCGCCCAGGCCCGCCGCGCCGCCCGCCAGGCTGCTGCCCGTCGGCTTCGGGGTCGGCGTGGGGCCGGGGCTGAGACTGGCGCCGGGACCCGGCCCGAGGCTGAGCGCGGCGCTGGGGCCGGCGCTGGAGGCAGGAGCGCCGGGGACGTCCGGGCCGGGGCTCAGGCTGCTGGCATTGGGCGACAGCGTGTAGTTGTCCGGCTGCAGGGAAGACAGGGCGAAGAGCAGGGTTGCGTTGTCGGAGCCGTCCATGGCGCTGGCGGCGGGAGGCGGCAGAGCTGCGTTTCTGTTCCCTCCCGCCGCGCTCCGTCCTTCGATCGCCGCCGCCGTCCGTCCGTCTGTCCGTCCGTCGCAGCCGCCAAACGCGGTTCGGTTGCAAGGCTCGGCCGCTCGCCGCTGACGTCTCCGCGGCGTCGGATGCGGCGGGTCGGTCCCCGGCTCCGGGATCGGCGACGCCCGCTGGCTGGCACTTAAGAGAGCGCAGCCCCCCGGGGTGAACCCAATCGCCGGGCCCCGcgcccgcaggccccgccccgccgccaaGTCCCTCCTTTTAATCACCAGTAAGTGGTTCTGTTAGAGTGTAGCCCGGGGCGGAACAAAGACCTGAcaaaggacaagaagaagaaaaaaccgTGCCTGGCTGCTGATCAAGTTCTCTGATGGGCTCTGCCTCTTAGATAATGAAATCTAGAGACTCAGACACatagagtgaaaaaaataataataagcttaTCTGTGCACGCACATACACCATATACACTGTTCAAATGGCCGGCAACCCTCAGCATCGAGAGGGGCGCCTGACTGCGTATGTGCGGTTCTCTGATAGCAAGACACAAtatctggttttaatttgcaaacaACTTTTGCACAAGATCTTTATGTTCGGATTTAAAGTAGAAAGTAACACACCACCCGTGTTTTTTGAGCCAAGTGTTGTGCGAGTGTGCATtgttcatttgattctcacagcaGAGCCGTGGGAAAGATACTATTAGCTCGATTTTTAcacccaagaaaactgaggcacagggaagtctCTATGACTCATCAAGCAAACCCACAAGAACCCGCTGAATGTGAAAGGTGATGTGTCTTGAAAGAGCGCAAGGAAGAGCTCGGCTAAGAAAAGTCTCTGTGAGAAATGGCAGATGGGGAGAGAATATTTCAGTGGCCAGAGATTTATGAAGCATTGGGAGCATAGCCCTGGCATTAGGATTAAGGgcctgaaaagaaataaagtggtGAGCTTCACTGCTTCAGACAGATTTATCCCCAAACAAATCAAATTCAGAGTTCTTGGGAATGTTGACCCAACAAGTTTATGTCAGTCACCAGATGCATCTGCAAAGGAAAGGGACCTCCTGCATCTGAGAAAGCCTCTGGCTGTCTGGAGTGACCGTAAAGTGACAGCCAGCTGAGCTGTGAAAGCCAACAGTAGGAATTTCTAGGCCCAGGTCTTAGCCTTAGCCGAGCCAAGATcccagagagaatcttcctcttcttcctgggggCTTGTCCCTGCCCCTTTTTCTGACATCACAGGAAGCTGGGGGATTTCCATTTTCCACTGGTGGACTGCGCccatgtgtttatattttctcctccCCGAACCTCATGAAAatgacaaagaatataaaaaataagactaAATTCACAGCATATTGCATTCTTCATCACAAATGAATCATGTACTTCTTCTCCATGAGACCATAACTTCCAAAGGGCAGTGCTTCCAAAAGCATTTAGGAAAATAACACACCCTCATGCTTCCCAAAACAGTAAACCCAAGAAAACAATGCCGTAACATCCATACAGCTTTGAAGGAAGTGGGATGTGACCAAAAATATTCCAAGTTTTCATTTAAGcttatataaacaaaagaaaggtaCTCAGATAGACAATGAATCATGCCACCTGAATTCTTGCCTTAAGTGAGTGTATCCAGGGGAGTGGTTAGAGAAACTGACACGATGAGGAGGAGGCAACACTGAGTCTTACACGTGAAACCACAGGATGAGataagggaggaagacaaatgGCAGAGGAGGAGCTGAAGCCCAACTCTGCCAGCACCACTCCTATTTGCCCCGTCCTCGTGTTAACGATGTTAAAATCCACAATCAAATCAAATAAGCAGTAATCAGAGGCAGACCAACTCATCCGACTAGCTCCTCTCAGGGCTCGGGGAGGAATCTGGGAGGCAGTTTGTGCAATGGGCGAAgagcaaaaagcagaaaagatgGATTTGGATTGTAAATCAGCAGGATCACGCTGCACCTGCAGTCTTGAGGGCTTCTTGGGGCCTGTAGGCCTGCTGTCTCTCTGCGGATGAGGTTA encodes the following:
- the LOC124232974 gene encoding sodium/bile acid cotransporter 4, whose protein sequence is MDGSDNATLLFALSSLQPDNYTLSPNASSLSPGPDVPGAPASSAGPSAALSLGPGPGASLSPGPTPTPKPTGSSLAGGAAGLGASPFPRPVAPHEPPFWDTPLNHGLNVLVGAALCITMLGLGCTVDVNHFGAHVRRPLGAGLAALCQFGILPLLAFLLALVFSLNEVAAVAVLLCGCCPGGNLSNLMSLLVDGDMNLSIIMTISSTLLALVLMPLCLWIYSRAWINTPLVQLLPLGAMTLTLCSTLIPIGLGVFIRYKYNRVADYIVKVSLWSLLVTLVVLFIMTGTMLGPELLARIPAAVYVVAIFMPLAGYASGYGLATLFHLPPNCKRTICLETGSQNVQLCTAILKLAFPPRFIGSMYMFPLLYALFQSAEAGIFVLIYKMYGSEILHKQDPLDEDEDTDISYKKLKEEEMADTSYGTVKTDNLMMMETTQTSL